In Desulfobaccales bacterium, one DNA window encodes the following:
- the amrS gene encoding AmmeMemoRadiSam system radical SAM enzyme yields the protein MREARFYDKLEDDKVHCHLCAHECKIDPGKRGICQVRENREGTLYSLVYGRVVAENLDPIEKKPLFHFLPGSRSYSISTVGCNFQCLHCQNYDISQYPRLHDGRIIGTERTPEQIVAAAQASRAATISYTYVEPTIFMEFAQDIGHLAHKKGLRNVFVSNGFMTPASADALAEFMDADNVDLKSFSDDFYRKVCKAKLKPVLDTIVRLKEKGAWLEITTLIIPGLNDSDEELTQIARFIRNLDAGIPWHVSAFYPTYKMLDRPRTPPETLFRARQIGLAEGLRYVYTGNIPGRGGEDTDCPKCGETLIARLGYQIRGFILKDGACPKCGTAIDGVWK from the coding sequence ATGCGCGAAGCCCGTTTTTACGACAAACTGGAGGACGACAAGGTCCATTGCCACCTCTGCGCCCATGAATGCAAAATTGATCCCGGAAAACGGGGCATCTGCCAGGTGCGGGAAAACCGAGAGGGCACGCTGTACTCCCTGGTCTACGGCCGGGTGGTGGCGGAGAACCTGGACCCCATCGAGAAAAAGCCGCTCTTTCATTTCCTCCCCGGCTCCCGCTCCTATTCCATCTCCACCGTGGGCTGCAATTTCCAGTGTCTGCACTGCCAGAATTACGACATCTCCCAGTATCCCCGGCTCCATGACGGCCGTATCATCGGCACGGAGCGCACCCCGGAGCAGATCGTGGCCGCGGCCCAGGCCAGCCGGGCCGCCACCATCTCCTACACCTATGTGGAGCCCACCATCTTCATGGAATTCGCCCAGGACATCGGCCACCTGGCCCACAAGAAGGGCCTCCGCAATGTCTTTGTCTCCAACGGCTTCATGACGCCCGCCTCCGCCGACGCCCTGGCGGAGTTCATGGATGCCGACAACGTGGACTTAAAGAGCTTCTCCGACGATTTTTACCGCAAGGTCTGCAAGGCCAAGCTGAAGCCGGTGCTGGACACCATCGTGCGCCTGAAGGAGAAAGGGGCGTGGCTGGAGATCACCACCCTCATCATCCCGGGCCTCAATGACTCGGACGAGGAGCTCACCCAGATCGCCCGCTTCATCCGCAACCTGGATGCCGGCATCCCTTGGCATGTGAGCGCCTTTTACCCCACCTACAAGATGCTGGATCGGCCCCGCACCCCGCCGGAGACCCTCTTTCGGGCCCGGCAGATCGGCTTGGCCGAGGGCCTGCGCTACGTCTACACCGGCAACATCCCCGGCCGGGGGGGCGAGGACACCGACTGCCCCAAGTGCGGGGAGACCCTCATCGCCCGCCTGGGTTACCAGATCCGGGGATTTATCCTGAAAGACGGCGCCTGCCCCAAATGCGGCACCGCCATCGACGGGGTGTGGAAATAA
- a CDS encoding glycosyltransferase family 4 protein, with amino-acid sequence MKILFLAEFFYPHWTGYAQATLRAALRLTEAGHECTVLATRHDPALPPVESYRGIVIHRAEPWLPISRTQYSWDSLIQFSRLVGACDLIFLHTPHSNTLPFSLMAKIRRKPTLVFLHGDLILPQGWHNRLLEKIFDFSMHLACRWAAAVSTSVRDYAEHSRILRHYLHKFHPLLLPMEMPQEAPDPEVTALLTRLRQEKGAEALVGFAGRFVEEKAFDILLQAVPLVVREKPRVHFVYAGDFPHYEDFFQRVQPLWDQSAQHLTHLGLLRGEGRMIAFFRHLDLFVLPSRSDCFAIVQAEAMSQGVPVVVTNIPGARWLVRTSGFGLLAEPEDPASLAAAILDALTRGKAHFSGQETAMAFLHHRNFLQQFNAIATAIFGSAKPG; translated from the coding sequence ATGAAAATTCTCTTTCTTGCAGAATTCTTTTATCCGCATTGGACCGGCTACGCCCAGGCCACCCTCAGGGCCGCCCTGCGGCTGACGGAGGCGGGGCATGAGTGCACCGTACTGGCCACCCGGCACGATCCTGCCCTGCCGCCGGTGGAAAGTTACCGGGGCATCGTCATCCATCGGGCCGAGCCCTGGCTCCCCATCAGCCGTACCCAATATTCCTGGGACAGCCTCATCCAGTTCTCCCGTCTAGTGGGGGCTTGTGACCTGATCTTTCTCCACACCCCCCATTCCAACACCCTGCCTTTCAGCCTCATGGCCAAAATCCGGCGTAAACCCACCCTGGTTTTCCTGCACGGCGATCTCATCCTCCCCCAGGGGTGGCATAACCGCTTGCTGGAAAAGATCTTCGACTTCAGCATGCACCTTGCCTGCCGCTGGGCTGCGGCGGTGAGCACCAGTGTGCGGGATTATGCCGAACATTCCCGCATCTTGCGGCACTATCTCCACAAATTTCATCCGCTGCTGTTACCCATGGAGATGCCCCAGGAGGCGCCGGACCCGGAAGTGACGGCCTTGCTCACCCGGTTGCGACAGGAAAAGGGGGCCGAGGCCTTGGTGGGCTTCGCCGGCCGTTTTGTGGAGGAGAAGGCCTTTGATATCCTTCTGCAGGCGGTTCCCCTGGTGGTGCGGGAAAAGCCCCGGGTCCATTTTGTCTACGCCGGGGACTTCCCCCATTATGAAGATTTTTTCCAGCGGGTGCAGCCGCTGTGGGATCAGAGCGCCCAGCACCTCACCCACTTGGGTCTGCTTCGAGGCGAAGGGCGCATGATTGCCTTTTTCCGCCACCTGGACCTCTTTGTGTTGCCCAGCCGTTCGGATTGCTTCGCCATTGTCCAGGCTGAGGCCATGTCCCAGGGGGTGCCGGTGGTGGTCACCAATATTCCGGGGGCCCGCTGGCTGGTGCGCACCAGCGGCTTCGGGCTGCTGGCAGAGCCGGAAGACCCTGCCAGCCTGGCGGCGGCCATTCTCGACGCCCTTACCCGGGGCAAGGCCCATTTCAGCGGCCAAGAAACCGCCATGGCCTTCCTTCACCACCGCAATTTCCTGCAGCAATTCAACGCCATCGCCACCGCCATCTTCGGTTCTGCCAAGCCTGGGTAA
- a CDS encoding ABC transporter permease subunit: MNTQPGPDRTPLLFRLAQPLLRPFSWGDWVVLGILAVLLWAGVRLGLDVPEILRASEISLAPGVLPYYAALSCGRMLAAYLLSLTFSLVYGTLAAKHALAEKLLLPLLDVLQSVPILSFLPVALLTFSAFLPLSVAVELAAVFLIFTSQAWNLTFAWYQSLRTLPRDLEEASTVFRFPAWLRFKCLELPFAAISLIWNSMMSWAGGWFFLMAAEMFTAGNRDFRLPGLGSYLQEAANQGSIPSLIWGLGTLVGIIVLLDQLVWRPLLAWSEKFKLQLVEAEYPVTSWFYEALRGSLLLKAVGQRTLVPLFSWLDQRLLTWFGPPAERLTPGKGRPWLRFAVAGLGAVLLGVGLWEAGLFLWQIHLGQWLELLTGLGATFLRVGAALVIALAWTVPLGVLIGTHPRLAAVLQPLVQVVASIPATALFPVVLLVFLELPGGLNVAAVFLMLLGTQWYLLFNIIAGASAIPRDLHYTSALLRQGRLDRWRTLILPAIFPYVITGGITASGGAWNASIVAEYVHFGGQSLATTGIGAVIAQATAAGDYPLLLAATLSMILAVASLNRLFWRRLYRLAEERYRLD; encoded by the coding sequence ATGAACACGCAGCCCGGCCCAGACCGCACCCCCCTGCTGTTCCGCCTGGCCCAGCCCCTCCTGCGGCCCTTTTCCTGGGGGGACTGGGTGGTCTTGGGCATCCTGGCGGTGCTCCTCTGGGCCGGGGTGAGGCTGGGGCTGGACGTGCCGGAGATCCTCCGGGCCTCCGAGATTTCTTTGGCTCCGGGGGTGCTGCCATATTACGCCGCCCTGTCCTGTGGCCGGATGCTGGCCGCTTATCTTTTGTCCCTCACCTTTTCCCTGGTGTACGGCACCCTGGCGGCCAAGCACGCCCTGGCGGAAAAGCTCCTCCTGCCGCTGTTGGATGTGCTGCAGAGCGTCCCCATCCTGTCTTTTCTGCCGGTGGCGCTCCTCACCTTCAGCGCCTTCCTGCCCCTGTCGGTGGCGGTGGAGCTGGCCGCCGTCTTTCTCATCTTCACCAGCCAGGCCTGGAACCTGACCTTTGCCTGGTATCAGTCCCTGCGCACGCTGCCCCGGGACCTGGAGGAGGCCAGCACCGTTTTCCGCTTTCCCGCCTGGCTGCGCTTCAAGTGTCTGGAGCTCCCCTTTGCCGCCATCTCTCTCATCTGGAACAGCATGATGAGCTGGGCCGGTGGCTGGTTCTTCCTCATGGCCGCCGAGATGTTCACCGCCGGCAACCGGGATTTCCGCCTGCCGGGATTGGGCTCTTATCTCCAGGAGGCTGCCAACCAGGGCTCCATCCCTTCCCTCATCTGGGGGCTGGGCACCCTGGTGGGCATCATCGTGCTCCTGGACCAATTGGTGTGGCGCCCTTTGCTGGCCTGGTCGGAAAAGTTCAAGCTGCAGCTGGTGGAGGCGGAATACCCTGTCACTTCCTGGTTTTATGAAGCCCTACGGGGTTCCCTCCTCCTCAAGGCGGTGGGGCAAAGGACCCTGGTCCCTCTCTTTTCCTGGCTGGATCAGCGCCTGCTCACCTGGTTCGGACCGCCGGCCGAGAGGTTGACGCCGGGAAAAGGGCGGCCCTGGCTCCGATTTGCCGTGGCAGGCCTAGGAGCGGTGCTCCTGGGAGTGGGTCTCTGGGAGGCGGGCCTTTTTCTCTGGCAGATTCATCTGGGCCAATGGCTGGAGCTCCTGACCGGTCTGGGGGCCACCTTTCTCAGGGTGGGGGCGGCCCTGGTCATCGCCTTGGCCTGGACGGTGCCCCTGGGGGTGCTCATCGGCACCCATCCCCGCCTGGCCGCGGTCCTGCAGCCCCTGGTGCAGGTGGTGGCCTCCATCCCGGCCACGGCCCTCTTTCCCGTGGTGCTCCTGGTTTTTCTGGAATTACCCGGCGGCCTGAACGTGGCCGCGGTCTTTCTCATGCTCCTGGGCACCCAGTGGTATCTGCTCTTCAATATCATCGCCGGGGCCAGCGCCATTCCCCGGGATCTGCATTACACCTCGGCCCTGCTGCGCCAGGGCCGGCTGGACCGCTGGCGCACCCTGATTCTGCCGGCCATCTTTCCCTACGTGATCACCGGGGGCATCACCGCCAGCGGCGGGGCCTGGAACGCCAGCATCGTGGCGGAATACGTGCACTTCGGCGGGCAGAGC
- a CDS encoding EamA family transporter, whose amino-acid sequence MLTSLGCAFTSLLLWLIILSRAELSAVYPMLALSYALTAMAARLLLGEQLSSLRVLGITLICLGVFLIARS is encoded by the coding sequence GTGCTGACCAGCCTCGGATGTGCCTTTACCAGCCTGCTCCTCTGGCTGATCATCCTTTCCCGGGCGGAGCTCAGCGCGGTCTATCCAATGCTGGCCCTGAGCTACGCCCTCACCGCAATGGCCGCTCGCCTCTTGCTAGGGGAACAGCTGAGTTCCCTCCGGGTATTGGGCATTACCCTCATCTGTCTCGGAGTCTTTCTCATCGCCCGCAGTTGA
- a CDS encoding glycosyltransferase family 87 protein, producing MGKKTWSRLAATVLLLYAGSVLAHLAWHPDLYQWDFKIYYYAAKAFAAGLNPYETANLLSLAPAAINPRLGFAYQPLTLYYFFPLLGLEFSAAYQAFLWGKVAALTGLFFLWRRWFLDPGHGVWLLLFMMVAFNNTVYADLAAGNISVWEQAVLWPALLFFLRGHLGWFSLLIVLLASIKLVPLLLLGLLFLAEDRRRAYTCLALSGLGFAALAALSYLGHPSLFIHFLTQGQGMLAERGVINPSTLAFLTAGVTQAEKLMGFSFPGWTAFGLYAVAAAAVLTVSGWVLHLWQRAGHPDRDRVAVLFGCVVYALLAPRLKNYSYILLVAPAFFILWRSHLGATPYFLLTLMLFSPYPSLPGVEAIAAKLLPYYSLFLAYLVWGLYVRYILQECRLTASPKNLL from the coding sequence ATGGGGAAAAAGACCTGGTCCCGGCTGGCGGCGACGGTCTTGTTGCTGTATGCCGGCAGCGTCCTGGCGCACCTGGCCTGGCATCCGGACTTGTATCAATGGGACTTCAAAATCTATTATTATGCTGCTAAGGCCTTTGCCGCTGGGCTCAACCCCTATGAGACCGCCAATCTCCTTAGCCTGGCGCCCGCAGCCATCAACCCGAGGTTGGGTTTTGCCTACCAGCCGCTGACCCTCTATTATTTTTTCCCCCTCCTGGGGCTGGAATTCTCCGCCGCCTATCAGGCCTTTCTCTGGGGCAAGGTTGCGGCCCTCACTGGGCTTTTTTTTCTGTGGCGGCGGTGGTTTCTGGACCCCGGCCATGGCGTCTGGCTGCTATTGTTCATGATGGTGGCCTTCAACAATACGGTCTATGCCGATCTGGCCGCCGGGAATATCTCTGTCTGGGAGCAGGCGGTTCTTTGGCCGGCCCTGCTCTTTTTTCTGCGAGGGCATCTGGGGTGGTTCTCCCTGCTCATCGTGCTGCTGGCCAGCATCAAACTGGTGCCCCTCCTGCTCCTGGGTCTCCTCTTCCTGGCCGAGGATCGCCGCCGGGCCTATACTTGCCTGGCGCTTTCCGGATTGGGTTTTGCCGCCCTGGCGGCCCTCTCCTACCTGGGTCATCCCTCCCTGTTCATTCATTTTCTCACCCAGGGACAGGGGATGCTCGCCGAGCGGGGAGTCATCAATCCCTCCACCCTGGCTTTTCTCACAGCCGGTGTCACTCAGGCTGAAAAATTGATGGGCTTTTCCTTTCCAGGCTGGACGGCTTTCGGTCTCTATGCCGTGGCGGCCGCTGCGGTCCTGACCGTCTCCGGCTGGGTCCTCCACCTCTGGCAGCGGGCCGGCCATCCGGACCGCGACCGGGTGGCGGTGCTCTTTGGCTGCGTGGTTTATGCCCTCTTGGCTCCGCGCCTGAAAAACTATTCTTACATCCTTCTGGTGGCCCCCGCCTTTTTTATCCTCTGGCGCAGCCACTTGGGCGCCACCCCCTACTTTCTCCTCACGCTGATGCTGTTTTCGCCCTATCCCAGCCTGCCGGGGGTAGAAGCGATAGCAGCCAAATTGCTCCCCTATTATTCCTTGTTCCTGGCCTACCTTGTCTGGGGTCTGTATGTGCGATATATTTTGCAGGAATGCCGCCTTACTGCCTCCCCCAAGAACCTCCTATAA
- a CDS encoding UbiA family prenyltransferase → MVPTPAAHPEPPLCVDLDGTLVRTDTLLESLLILLKSRPWLFFLLPIWLLQGRAATKRRLAELVDLPVDTLPYHQDLLRLLRDEGGRGRTLVLATGADERLAQRVAKHLGCFSEVLASDGRANLTGRRKAQALVARFGSNGFDYAGNDRRDLPVWRHARRALLVAAPARLVRRVRRFHPQVQVVGVPLQAYRVLPRALRVYQWLKNLLVLVPLVAAHHFRELALWGQAGLAFLSFSLVASGIYLINDLLDLEADRRHHQKRFRPLAAGELPLTYAPPLALVLLGGGFLTAGGLPWAFSGLLGLYVILSLLYSLYVKRLALMDVCLLALLYTIRIFAGGEATRIVISYWLLTFSLFFFLSLAFLKRWAELQSQAGNPHALPGRGYSAVDLEAVAAMGTASGYIAVLVFALYINSTTVAALYRHPHLLWLIIPLLLYWVSRLWLLARRGEVQEDPILFALKDRGSYAVAALFGGIFLLAR, encoded by the coding sequence ATGGTTCCCACGCCCGCTGCCCACCCTGAGCCTCCCCTGTGCGTGGATCTGGACGGCACCCTGGTGCGCACCGATACCCTGCTGGAATCCCTCCTCATCCTGCTGAAGAGCCGCCCATGGCTCTTTTTTCTCTTGCCCATCTGGCTCCTGCAAGGCCGGGCCGCCACCAAGCGCCGGCTGGCGGAACTGGTGGACCTGCCGGTGGATACCCTGCCCTACCACCAGGACCTGCTCCGGCTCCTCAGGGATGAAGGAGGCCGGGGGCGGACCCTGGTTCTGGCCACCGGCGCGGATGAGCGCTTGGCTCAGCGGGTGGCAAAACACCTGGGCTGTTTTTCGGAAGTCCTGGCCAGCGACGGCAGGGCCAACCTCACCGGGCGGCGCAAGGCCCAGGCTCTGGTGGCCCGCTTCGGGAGCAACGGCTTTGATTACGCCGGCAACGACCGCCGGGACCTGCCGGTCTGGCGCCACGCCCGCCGGGCCCTGCTGGTGGCGGCGCCGGCCCGCCTGGTACGTCGGGTCCGGCGTTTCCATCCCCAGGTGCAGGTGGTGGGGGTCCCGCTTCAGGCTTACCGGGTCCTGCCCCGGGCTCTCAGGGTATATCAGTGGCTCAAGAACCTTCTCGTCCTGGTGCCCCTGGTGGCCGCACATCATTTCCGGGAACTGGCCCTCTGGGGACAGGCCGGCCTGGCCTTCCTCTCTTTCAGCCTGGTGGCATCCGGGATCTATCTCATCAATGACCTCCTGGATCTGGAGGCCGACCGCCGTCACCACCAGAAAAGGTTCAGACCCCTGGCCGCGGGAGAGTTGCCCCTGACCTACGCCCCGCCGTTGGCCCTGGTGCTCCTGGGGGGCGGTTTTCTAACAGCCGGGGGGCTTCCTTGGGCGTTTTCCGGGCTGCTGGGCCTCTATGTCATCCTGAGCCTGCTTTATTCCTTGTATGTGAAGCGCCTTGCCCTGATGGATGTCTGTCTTCTGGCGCTGCTCTACACCATCCGAATCTTCGCCGGCGGCGAGGCCACCCGGATTGTGATCTCCTACTGGCTCCTTACTTTTTCCCTGTTTTTCTTTCTCAGTCTGGCCTTTTTGAAGCGCTGGGCGGAGTTGCAGTCCCAGGCGGGCAATCCCCACGCCCTCCCGGGCCGGGGGTACTCCGCCGTGGATCTGGAAGCCGTGGCCGCCATGGGCACGGCCAGCGGTTATATTGCGGTGCTGGTCTTTGCCCTGTATATCAACAGTACCACGGTGGCGGCCCTTTATCGACATCCCCATCTGCTGTGGCTTATCATCCCGCTGCTCCTGTATTGGGTCAGCCGCCTTTGGCTTTTGGCGCGGAGGGGAGAAGTTCAGGAGGATCCCATCCTCTTTGCCCTGAAGGACCGGGGCAGCTATGCCGTGGCGGCGCTGTTCGGGGGGATCTTCCTCCTGGCCCGCTAA
- a CDS encoding phosphotransferase encodes MIPGLAEPPRLLNETRRLGVSLEGARPLTGGSERRFFRLPGTSPVVLLSHPQPPGVAVNENDSYFHIGRHLRRQGVPVPEIFAYCREEGWLLLEDVGDLSLEAALAQPGADWRRLYREALEILVRQQLAGRQGFDPAWCFDTPRITREFLLARECRYFVEAFLQSYAGLEVTFADLEADCQRLVAAALPEGSEEVFLHRDYQSRNLHLHQGRLRVLDFQGGRLGPLGYDPAALLLDPYVNLGEAREEELLAYYLTLLRREWPVAQAAFRESFFHLALCRHLQVLGAFGFLTVVRGKPQFAAHIPAALAGLRRRLARRPGAFPALEEAARLAAARLQLQ; translated from the coding sequence ATGATTCCGGGCCTCGCGGAACCCCCCCGGCTCCTTAATGAGACCCGGCGCCTCGGGGTGAGCCTTGAAGGAGCCCGGCCCCTCACCGGCGGCTCCGAGCGCCGCTTTTTTCGGCTCCCGGGCACCTCCCCGGTGGTGCTCCTCTCTCATCCCCAGCCCCCCGGTGTGGCCGTCAATGAAAATGACTCCTACTTTCACATCGGCCGGCACCTACGGCGTCAGGGGGTGCCGGTACCGGAGATCTTCGCCTACTGCCGGGAGGAGGGCTGGCTGCTGTTGGAGGACGTGGGCGACCTCAGCCTGGAGGCGGCCCTGGCCCAGCCCGGGGCGGACTGGCGCCGCCTCTATCGGGAGGCCCTGGAGATTCTCGTCCGCCAGCAGCTGGCCGGCAGGCAAGGTTTTGATCCCGCCTGGTGCTTCGACACCCCCCGGATAACCCGGGAGTTTCTCCTCGCCCGGGAGTGCCGCTATTTTGTGGAGGCCTTTCTGCAGAGCTATGCGGGCCTGGAAGTCACCTTTGCGGACCTGGAGGCGGATTGTCAGAGGCTGGTGGCCGCGGCCCTGCCCGAGGGCTCGGAGGAGGTCTTCCTGCACCGGGATTACCAGTCCCGGAACCTCCATCTCCATCAGGGGCGGCTCAGGGTCCTGGACTTCCAGGGGGGGCGCCTGGGGCCTCTGGGATATGATCCGGCGGCCCTCCTCCTTGACCCCTATGTGAACCTGGGGGAGGCCCGGGAGGAGGAATTGCTGGCGTACTACCTGACCCTGCTTCGCCGGGAGTGGCCGGTGGCGCAGGCCGCCTTCCGGGAGAGCTTTTTCCACCTGGCATTATGCCGCCACCTGCAAGTGCTGGGGGCCTTCGGTTTTCTCACGGTGGTCCGGGGAAAGCCCCAGTTCGCCGCCCACATCCCCGCGGCCCTGGCTGGCCTGCGGCGCCGGCTGGCCCGGCGGCCGGGGGCCTTCCCGGCCCTGGAGGAAGCGGCCCGCCTGGCCGCCGCCCGCTTGCAGTTGCAATGA
- a CDS encoding mechanosensitive ion channel domain-containing protein, with protein sequence MALSPLFRLLAALALTVWLPVLPAGAQNSPTTSPPPREEALSPELLPRLLTEGAAALEQAGAKLKEVQAQADRLYEKAAGELQVAKAKAATLKASLAVGEVAFQQAEAELKEVSQGLERLAADLKALGQLRDQVVQEAQAKAKARATLEEELTRLAKTRHPISGTPELRQAASRYLALAKDYEREAARLQGQMDKRLAELTRGQTELAAAREQLAASLDQAWWSRLFTRSTYVDGVEKLRAQVRDTWQALLALPARVGELGRQLVASGALAAYLGAKAAPITGLLLLLVGMTLAAVRLGRLVDPQLAHWQAQAEELSPRVILHLAHLLASQLVLLAWWAWLLLAFLTLELLTHPAAYLAVLAGGVMVARRLTRQLINRVFAGPEAEGILPLDAATARFYRRHLRRLATYILLFGVLGLTAARVLGFSPGSRELLTYLFQVGLLGWALWILRPRYFETLVSELPVPAWFQRRGMLRFLRGLVFLFLGLVILTELLGFQALSLYLAQAAAESGLAVVAAWVFWQGLRAALKHFFHPRHGRLTAKVPVRPEVAERSYRTLKHSLLTLVAAATLVVALSFWGIRPAHLARVLEWLNYGPALGPIRLSPLSLGAAILIVYGGFWFSRLARAFLEINIYPRRDWDPGVTYTISTTLHYVVLILTVLLALNVLGVPLANVALVAGALGVGIGFGLQNIVNNFLSGLILLFERPIKVGDLLVVDGQWGTVKEIRVRSTVFQTADKAVLIIPNSELLSSKIVNWTHYGWGPTRLTLKVGVSYGSDVALVTRILMDICAANPRVASEPPPQVFFEAFGDSSLNFNVWVHVHTPADRVPATHELNSAIFAAFRAHGIEIPFPQRDLHLKTWPLPPLPPSERS encoded by the coding sequence ATGGCTTTATCTCCCTTGTTTCGCCTCTTGGCGGCTCTGGCTCTGACAGTCTGGCTCCCTGTCTTACCCGCTGGGGCGCAAAATAGCCCCACCACCTCGCCTCCTCCCCGGGAAGAGGCCCTCTCCCCTGAGCTGCTGCCCCGTTTGCTGACGGAGGGCGCCGCGGCCCTGGAGCAGGCCGGGGCCAAGCTGAAGGAAGTGCAGGCCCAGGCGGACCGCCTGTATGAGAAGGCGGCCGGGGAATTGCAGGTGGCCAAGGCCAAGGCGGCCACTCTCAAAGCCTCCCTGGCCGTGGGGGAGGTGGCCTTCCAACAGGCGGAGGCGGAGCTGAAGGAGGTGAGCCAGGGGCTGGAGCGCCTGGCCGCTGACCTGAAGGCCCTGGGGCAGCTCCGGGACCAGGTGGTGCAGGAGGCGCAAGCCAAAGCCAAGGCCCGGGCCACCCTGGAGGAGGAACTGACCCGGCTGGCCAAAACCCGCCACCCCATCAGCGGCACCCCGGAGCTCCGCCAGGCCGCCAGCCGCTATCTGGCCCTGGCCAAGGACTATGAGCGGGAAGCGGCGCGGCTTCAGGGGCAGATGGACAAAAGGCTGGCGGAGCTCACCCGGGGCCAGACGGAGCTGGCCGCCGCCCGGGAGCAACTGGCCGCCTCCCTGGACCAGGCCTGGTGGTCCCGGCTTTTTACCCGCTCCACCTATGTCGATGGCGTGGAGAAGCTGAGGGCCCAAGTGAGGGACACCTGGCAGGCCCTCCTGGCTCTGCCGGCCCGGGTGGGCGAACTGGGAAGGCAACTGGTGGCCTCCGGGGCGCTGGCCGCCTATCTGGGCGCCAAAGCGGCTCCCATCACCGGGTTGCTGCTGCTGCTGGTGGGCATGACCCTGGCGGCGGTGCGCCTCGGCCGGCTGGTGGACCCCCAATTGGCACACTGGCAGGCCCAAGCGGAGGAACTGAGCCCCCGGGTGATCCTTCATCTCGCCCACCTGCTGGCTTCCCAACTGGTCCTGCTGGCCTGGTGGGCCTGGCTGCTGCTGGCATTCTTGACCCTGGAGCTGCTGACCCATCCCGCCGCTTATCTGGCGGTCCTCGCCGGCGGGGTGATGGTGGCCCGGCGCCTGACCAGGCAGTTGATCAACCGGGTCTTTGCCGGCCCCGAGGCCGAGGGCATCCTGCCCCTGGATGCGGCCACGGCCCGGTTTTACCGGCGCCACTTAAGGCGTCTGGCCACTTACATTCTCCTTTTCGGAGTCCTGGGCCTCACCGCCGCCCGGGTGTTGGGGTTTTCCCCCGGCAGCCGGGAACTCCTCACCTACCTCTTCCAGGTGGGGCTGTTGGGCTGGGCCTTGTGGATTCTCCGGCCCCGGTATTTTGAGACCCTGGTCTCGGAGCTGCCGGTGCCTGCCTGGTTTCAGCGCCGGGGGATGCTCAGATTCCTGCGGGGGCTGGTCTTCCTGTTTTTGGGGCTTGTCATCCTGACGGAGCTGTTGGGCTTTCAGGCCCTGTCCCTGTATCTGGCCCAGGCCGCGGCCGAAAGCGGGCTGGCGGTGGTGGCCGCCTGGGTCTTCTGGCAAGGTCTGAGGGCCGCCCTGAAGCATTTCTTCCATCCCCGGCACGGCCGGCTCACCGCCAAAGTGCCGGTGCGCCCGGAGGTGGCGGAGCGCTCCTATCGGACCCTGAAACATAGCCTCCTGACCCTGGTGGCGGCCGCCACCCTGGTGGTGGCCCTGTCCTTTTGGGGCATCCGCCCGGCCCATCTGGCCCGGGTCTTGGAATGGCTGAACTACGGCCCGGCTCTGGGTCCCATCCGCCTCAGCCCCCTGAGCCTGGGCGCCGCCATCCTCATCGTTTACGGCGGTTTCTGGTTTTCCCGCCTCGCCCGGGCCTTCCTGGAGATCAATATCTATCCCCGCCGGGATTGGGACCCCGGAGTCACCTACACCATCTCCACCACCCTCCATTATGTGGTGCTCATCCTCACCGTGCTACTGGCCTTGAACGTCCTGGGGGTGCCGTTGGCCAACGTCGCGTTGGTGGCCGGCGCCCTGGGGGTGGGCATCGGCTTCGGCCTGCAGAACATCGTCAACAATTTCCTGAGCGGCCTCATCCTCCTCTTTGAGCGGCCCATCAAGGTGGGGGACCTCTTGGTGGTGGACGGCCAGTGGGGCACGGTGAAGGAGATCCGGGTGCGGAGCACCGTCTTCCAGACCGCGGACAAGGCGGTGCTCATCATCCCCAATTCCGAGCTCCTGTCCAGCAAGATCGTCAACTGGACCCACTACGGCTGGGGCCCCACCCGCCTCACCCTCAAGGTGGGGGTGAGCTACGGCTCGGATGTGGCCCTGGTAACCCGGATTCTGATGGATATCTGCGCCGCCAATCCCCGGGTGGCTTCGGAGCCGCCGCCCCAGGTCTTTTTTGAGGCCTTTGGGGACAGCAGCCTGAATTTCAACGTCTGGGTCCATGTCCACACACCGGCGGACCGCGTCCCCGCCACCCATGAGCTCAACAGCGCTATCTTCGCGGCCTTCCGGGCCCACGGCATCGAGATCCCCTTCCCCCAGCGGGATCTGCACCTGAAGACCTGGCCCCTGCCGCCGCTGCCGCCCTCGGAGAGGTCATGA